In the Chlorobium limicola DSM 245 genome, one interval contains:
- a CDS encoding LptE family protein, whose amino-acid sequence MRHIGTKAVIFLAFTIAILQGCYSFSGGSVPSHMKTVAVPVFQDRSQAGIAPFRAELTRRLTEKIESQSPLRMTPSRATADGLLEGTITTFSDEPSQLSSKTERAITNRITITVNAAFQDRVNKTMLFERTFTGFADYSVGSFSGKQEAIMQSLETIATDILDNMLSDWK is encoded by the coding sequence ATGCGACATATCGGGACAAAAGCGGTTATTTTCCTTGCCTTCACGATCGCCATCCTTCAGGGCTGCTACAGTTTCAGCGGCGGTTCGGTGCCTTCACATATGAAAACAGTAGCGGTGCCGGTTTTTCAGGATCGTTCGCAAGCCGGCATAGCACCCTTCCGCGCCGAACTCACCAGACGCCTGACAGAGAAGATCGAGTCACAGAGCCCGCTTCGCATGACTCCTTCGCGAGCGACGGCTGACGGACTGCTCGAAGGTACCATTACCACGTTCAGTGACGAACCGAGTCAGCTCAGCAGCAAGACCGAACGTGCGATTACCAACCGGATCACGATTACCGTCAATGCTGCTTTTCAGGACAGGGTGAACAAAACGATGCTGTTCGAGCGGACCTTTACCGGGTTTGCCGATTACTCCGTAGGCAGTTTTTCAGGCAAACAGGAGGCAATCATGCAATCTCTCGAGACTATTGCCACCGATATTCTCGACAATATGCTTTCCGACTGGAAGTAG
- the carB gene encoding carbamoyl-phosphate synthase large subunit: MTTQVSSLSQELSGLASKLPKKTLIKAKEHGFSDCQLANIFKTTETVIRTLRKQYGVESVFKTVDTCAAEFDAKTPYHYSTYDEENESVRSDRKKVIILGGGPNRIGQGIEFDYCCVQAVFALREAGYETIMVNCNPETVSTDYDIADKLYFEPLTFEDTIRIIEHEQPLGVIVSFGGQTPLKLSTKLDEAGVTILGTSSKGIDLAEDRKKFGALLEKLDILHPDYGTAICFDEALAITERIGYPVLVRPSYVLGGRAMKIIYNKDSLKEYVDQALFISEKYPLLIDRFLETAVEFDIDAIADTTDCVISGIMQHVEAAGIHSGDSTSILPYRNISQEVINTMKAYTRTLAEHLKVVGLMNVQYAVQNESVYVIEVNPRASRTVPFVGKATAVPVVKIATRVMLGEKLSDLRKEYDLKDCDELGMKHMAIKEPVFPFSKFVKSGVYLGPEMRSTGEAMSLAEQFPEAFAKAYQAANMELPLSGSVFISVNDQDKSQRIIAIAKELYRMDFDLVATAGTHRFLIENGIECKKVFKVGEEGRPNIFDIIKHGKIDFVINTPRGEKALHDEEAIGAASVLSNVPFVTTIEAAEASVQAIDCIRRQEFGVKSLQEYSAYRNK, translated from the coding sequence ATGACCACTCAAGTTTCCAGCCTTTCACAAGAGCTTTCCGGCCTTGCGAGCAAACTCCCTAAAAAAACGCTGATAAAGGCAAAAGAGCATGGATTTTCCGATTGTCAGCTTGCCAATATTTTTAAAACCACGGAAACCGTCATACGAACACTGAGAAAACAGTACGGTGTGGAATCGGTATTCAAAACCGTCGATACCTGCGCTGCCGAATTCGACGCGAAAACCCCGTACCATTACTCGACGTACGATGAAGAGAACGAGTCTGTGCGTTCCGACAGGAAAAAAGTCATTATCCTCGGAGGCGGCCCGAACCGTATCGGTCAGGGCATAGAATTCGATTATTGCTGCGTACAGGCGGTTTTCGCTCTCCGCGAGGCCGGCTATGAGACCATCATGGTCAACTGCAACCCCGAAACGGTTTCGACCGACTACGACATCGCCGACAAGCTCTATTTCGAGCCATTGACGTTTGAGGACACGATCCGTATCATCGAGCATGAACAGCCGCTCGGTGTGATCGTCAGCTTCGGAGGTCAGACCCCCCTGAAGCTCTCGACAAAACTGGACGAGGCCGGCGTTACCATTCTCGGAACATCCTCGAAGGGCATCGATCTTGCGGAGGACCGCAAGAAATTCGGCGCTCTGCTCGAAAAACTCGACATTCTCCATCCGGATTACGGCACCGCCATCTGTTTTGATGAAGCGCTCGCCATTACCGAAAGAATCGGGTATCCGGTTCTGGTTCGACCAAGCTATGTGCTTGGCGGAAGAGCCATGAAAATCATCTATAACAAAGACTCTCTCAAGGAGTACGTCGATCAGGCGCTTTTCATTTCTGAAAAATATCCGCTGCTTATCGACCGATTCCTTGAAACTGCCGTTGAGTTCGACATCGATGCCATTGCCGATACTACCGACTGCGTTATCAGCGGCATCATGCAGCATGTGGAGGCGGCAGGCATTCACAGCGGCGATTCAACCTCGATCCTTCCCTATCGCAATATCAGCCAGGAAGTGATCAATACCATGAAAGCCTATACCAGGACGCTTGCCGAACATCTGAAGGTTGTCGGCCTCATGAACGTTCAGTATGCCGTCCAGAACGAAAGCGTTTACGTGATCGAAGTGAATCCGAGAGCGAGCCGTACGGTGCCGTTCGTTGGCAAGGCCACTGCGGTTCCGGTTGTAAAAATCGCAACGCGGGTGATGCTTGGCGAGAAACTCAGCGACCTTCGCAAAGAGTACGATCTGAAGGATTGCGACGAACTCGGCATGAAGCATATGGCCATAAAGGAGCCGGTATTTCCATTCTCGAAGTTCGTTAAATCAGGCGTTTACCTCGGCCCGGAAATGCGCTCCACCGGCGAAGCCATGAGCCTTGCAGAACAGTTTCCGGAGGCTTTCGCCAAAGCGTATCAGGCTGCGAACATGGAACTTCCGCTTTCAGGGTCGGTCTTTATCAGCGTAAACGATCAGGACAAAAGCCAGCGCATTATCGCGATTGCCAAAGAGCTTTACCGCATGGATTTCGATCTTGTCGCCACGGCCGGAACCCACCGTTTCCTTATCGAAAACGGAATAGAGTGCAAAAAAGTCTTCAAGGTAGGCGAAGAGGGGCGTCCGAACATTTTCGACATCATCAAACACGGCAAGATCGATTTTGTCATCAACACACCCAGGGGGGAAAAGGCGCTGCATGACGAGGAGGCTATCGGCGCGGCATCGGTACTGAGCAACGTGCCGTTCGTCACCACCATCGAGGCCGCCGAAGCATCGGTTCAGGCTATCGACTGCATCCGGCGCCAGGAATTCGGTGTCAAGAGTCTGCAGGAGTATTCGGCATATCGAAACAAGTGA
- a CDS encoding SDR family NAD(P)-dependent oxidoreductase yields MAPRQSNKRPSAEGIDRSRQKGRLEGRVAVITGSTRGIGKAIARRFVDEGARVVITSSSPHNVDAAVAAFVPGTVYGYACDVSSPAEMERLVEASAARFGRIDCFINNAGISDPFGNITSSDPAQWGRVIDTNLKGTYNGCRAAIGYFLRENISGKIINMAGSGTDRGSNTPFITAYGSTKAAIARLTFAAAAEYRQSDLSIMLLHPGLVRTGMVSAENPTPELLRQLATFNTILDIFAQPPSVAAGLAVKMASSWSDRKTGIYLSALNEWTKKRLLLSYPFRKLTGRIERETY; encoded by the coding sequence ATGGCGCCGCGGCAAAGCAATAAACGCCCATCAGCAGAGGGGATTGACCGTTCCCGGCAGAAGGGGCGGCTTGAAGGCCGGGTTGCCGTCATTACCGGTTCGACGAGAGGCATCGGCAAGGCCATCGCCCGACGGTTCGTCGATGAAGGCGCCAGGGTTGTCATCACCTCTTCATCACCGCACAACGTTGATGCCGCTGTTGCTGCATTTGTTCCGGGAACCGTTTACGGTTATGCCTGCGACGTCAGTTCTCCGGCTGAAATGGAACGCCTTGTCGAAGCTTCGGCAGCCCGTTTCGGCAGAATCGACTGTTTTATCAACAATGCCGGCATATCGGATCCGTTCGGCAATATTACCTCCAGTGATCCCGCTCAATGGGGACGGGTGATCGATACCAACCTCAAAGGCACCTACAACGGCTGCCGGGCGGCAATCGGTTATTTTCTTCGCGAAAATATTTCCGGCAAGATAATCAACATGGCCGGGTCAGGCACCGATCGCGGATCGAATACTCCTTTTATTACGGCGTATGGCTCCACCAAGGCCGCCATTGCCCGCTTAACCTTTGCTGCGGCCGCCGAGTACCGCCAGAGCGATCTTTCCATCATGCTGCTTCACCCAGGGCTTGTACGTACCGGCATGGTCAGCGCCGAAAATCCGACGCCCGAACTTCTCCGGCAGCTTGCTACATTCAACACCATTCTCGATATTTTTGCCCAGCCACCATCGGTTGCCGCAGGACTGGCCGTGAAAATGGCCTCATCCTGGAGTGACCGCAAAACCGGCATCTATCTTTCCGCGTTGAACGAATGGACAAAAAAGAGGTTGCTCCTCAGTTATCCCTTCCGTAAACTGACCGGCAGGATAGAGCGGGAAACCTATTAA